The nucleotide window ttttcaTGGATCATCCAAAGGTGTCCTAAGAAGTCATCATAGCAACCAGCACCTGTACAGATTTCCAACTATTACAGGACCGCCACTCGCTCATGTAAACCACCGAGATAGTTCGAAATACATTACTGCctaaattacattactgaatTTGTAACCAGAACCACCATCAAGCTCAAAAACTTTAACCTGCCTGCACACTGCCAAATAAGGCCATAAGGTCTATAACTaacattaaatttatttgtGTGGGAAAATAAACTACCGTACAAGAACGTTTTGCGCAAATGTACCTTTTTCTTCTGAGCGACCTCCTCCTCTGGCTTGGGCACAATCTGCTCCTTCTCTGTGAGGATCATCTCGATGTGGCATGGGGAGCTCATGTAGGGGTTGATGCGGCCATGGGCGCGGTAGGTTCGGCGGCGCATCTTGGGGGCCTTGTTTACCTGGATGTGCTCGATCACCAGGGAGTCCACATCCAGACCCTGCGGTGACAGTTACATTGCAATATACAGAATACTCACATATGCAAGCTATTCAGCTGTTCACGGCACGAACATGTCGTAGACTGAAGATaccatgcaaaaaaacacagtggTCCCATTCTGTGTAGACACAGGTTTACATGCGTGCAGTGATTGCTCAGATCAAATTAGTTCTTTTCATTGGTTATCCAAAGGTGTCCTAAGAAGTCATCATTGCAACCACTGATCCAGCACATTCTGCAATATGTCCAACATTAAACCCAAGAAACTCAACACTGCACCATCACACATTGGGCAAAAGCTGAAACAAAAATTTAGCATAACAGGCCCACTGAGTGCCAGTATCCACTACACGAGTCAACGTTTTGGGCATAGCTGTGTGTGCTAAGACAAAACATGCAGCCCAAGATGTTGCCAGATATAAATGTGCAACAATCACCGTATGCTCTTCATGTTAACAAACTAAGATGCAGATCTGTGCTTACCTTAAGCTCAGCGTTGCTCTCTGCATTCTTCAGCATGTGGAGGAGGAACTCTGCGCTCTTCTTGGGCCAGCGTCCCTGTGTCCAGTCCCACTGCTTGGCCTGACAGGGAGAGCATCACTCTTTCACACTGTGCATGTTCCAGCTTACATGGCCATGTTCGAGCATTAATCAGAATGCCAGTCTCAAGATTGCTCAGATGCATATAATGTCTTTTCATGGTTCATTCCAAAGGTGTCCTAAGATGGTCATCACTGCAATCAAGTTATCTCCAGCGGAATGAAATGGACGGCCTCAATGCCAGAAAACACTAACAAGATCTTACACAAGGCAGTGTTAAAGTAGCCCATTAACAGTGCTTTCAGCAAATAAGGTGCactcaacagcaaaaaaaaaaaaaaaaaaaagcattcatttgtcCTTTAATAAGTCGGCAAAATAAAGGTTGTTTTACCTGGGCACACCTGCCGACACCACCATTGTAGCGACGGAAAGGAACACATTGACGCTTGACCACCACATCCTTCAGGTACTTGGAGGCCTTGCGGATGTGCATGCCCTTGATGGCCTGGGCAGTCTCTCGGGTGTTCTGATGAGATACAGTTTGATGTCATACAGCAGAAACAACACTGTCCGCTGCACTACCCAAGCAAACTTCTCTCCAGCAAAACGCATAGGTGTCAGGATACTCAAATTACAGTTCAGGTGTTGTCTGTTGTCATGTTTAATTCCAAAGGTCTCCTAAGTTGGTCACCACTGCAAAATTCAGCATGCTTTTTCTGAGCGCACCAAAATAAAGACACACCCAGCTATTTTGGTTTACACAGTGCATTAAGATGGTATTTCTTTAAACGCAGTCTGACAAACTAaatttttacagaggcagtcGTTAGGAATGAAGTTCCAGCACATCCCCTTTACAGCAAAACTACATGGTAAGAGAATTTATGCGATGAACACCGACTGCTTTTAAAttatacacatttcaaaacGAAGCATTTAAGTAGCCAGCCAGCTACTTGAGAGCCAGGCATCAATAGAGGCTGCTGGGTAAGTTGTACACTTAGTTATTACAGAACAGTACCTAATGTACACCTACCTTGAAATGGACCCGGAGGTTAGAACCCCTGGCCTTGCATGCTGTATGACAGGTAAGAGCAGACAGAAATCACGTCAGACACATCGGCTTCGCGAGTCCACCATGTGCATCAATACCGGTTGAGccaaaagacagaaataaatgataCTCACATTTGGTCGGATTCTCGGGGTCGAGCGAATAGCGGACCATTTTAAGAAATCTGCGAAGAAACCAAACGGAAAAgtcaagttagctagctccCATTCATAGCCGTTACGCTGACCGATTTTAACGATAAACCGACTATGTAGATAACCCTATGAACG belongs to Megalops cyprinoides isolate fMegCyp1 chromosome 5, fMegCyp1.pri, whole genome shotgun sequence and includes:
- the rpl17 gene encoding 60S ribosomal protein L17, whose translation is MVRYSLDPENPTKSCKARGSNLRVHFKNTRETAQAIKGMHIRKASKYLKDVVVKRQCVPFRRYNGGVGRCAQAKQWDWTQGRWPKKSAEFLLHMLKNAESNAELKGLDVDSLVIEHIQVNKAPKMRRRTYRAHGRINPYMSSPCHIEMILTEKEQIVPKPEEEVAQKKKVSQKKLKKQKLMARE